A window of Picosynechococcus sp. PCC 7003 genomic DNA:
CTGTTGATGATGTTGCTGGGTCAAAGAATTATTTTGCAGCGGATTATAGCCCCAAGAAAAATAAAAAACCGTATCTCTTGGAATACAGATATCTGTCCAAAAGACTTCAGCAGAACCTTCTCGGTTAGCACCATCATCAGAGTCTTGAATTTTGTTACGAATTTGCGTCCACAAGGAATGTTCCATCAATGTGTAAAAGTCACTGTCAGACAACACAACACGATTGTCTTGCCATGTTTGCTGAACAGCCTTACCTAGTCGTTCTGGAAACTTAGTCGCTAAGTTACAAATCTTTTTTTGGTCGTCATTCATTGATGAAACATTGATCTGCGCATCAGCAACAATAAATGTGCCACTTCTTGTTCCCACAGCATGGTTAGGGAAACTAGGATAGGTTGTTTGAGCACAAATAGCATGATCTCGGATTAAGGAATGACAACTAACCCATGTAAAAACATCTTGCTGACCATTGAGAGACATTGTGCGCATAGGAACCCAGAGAAGACGAGCATCACCAAACCATACTTGGTGAACACCCATTTGACCTTCTCCGCTTAACTCTTTGCCAAAAAGAGTATCGGCAGCACTAAAATCTAAAACTGCTAGCTCATTACGAATACTGCCTCGCAGAGATGAGCCGGGAATATAGGGAAAATCAGTATGAGCTTCTCGAACAATATCAAGAATATTACCGAGATCGCCCTCTCCACCGCAGTGAATGGGAGCGAGACTATAAAGATAACCGAGTCGAAAATCAAACATTTTTAGTGACGGTAAGGTTAGTAGTCAATCTAGTGGTGGCTCGGTGAGGAGCAGGGAAGGTATAAGAAAAAATTTAGGAACCAGAAGGTTGTGCTTGGCCTTTATTTCTTCAATTTTTACTTTCTGAGTAGTTCACCCAGAGAAGATGGGAATAACCAAGGTCTCGGTTCCTTTGGGTACGGGGATGATTAGGTGTTTGGGGTTGGTCTAGGTAATAGAGAGTTCCGGGGGGAGAGGCAAAAACTTGGGGGGCAGGAATACTACTTTTTTTGCCATCTTTATCGAGTTGAATGCGAGGGCTAATCGGAATGGCCTTTTCGGTGGCGAGGCTGACAAAGTGACCGCCATCGTTATGGCTGAGTTTCCATTCCCAGGGGTAGGGGCGACAGGTGGCTTGTCCTTTGTGGGGTCGCTCAAAAATGCCGGGGGTGATCAAGTAGGCGATCGCCTTTCCCTGTTTCTGTAAATTCTGCTCAGAAGTATTGTGTATGGTTTGCCATTGTTGATCGAGTTTAGGGGAATGTTCGAGAATGACTCGATGTCCTTCCCCGCCTAATCGAACTGTTAAAGGAGCAGTCAGGGATTGCAGGTGATTATGGGTAGCAGCATCGAGGGCGATCGCCAAACTCCAGCCCTTTTTCAAGCGAATGCCATTTTCCACGAAATAACCATCTGCATCCTTGACCTGACGCGTGCCAGATTCAATAGAATTATGGGGGCGACTCTCTACTTCCCAGGGTTGTTTTTCCCCCTCGATAGTTTCATCTCGTAACCAAGCATCATCGGTAATGTTTCCCGTTTTTAAATAAGTGTCGATGACAGTAGCAGGCAGCCAAGAACGATATTGTTTTTCTGTTTCCTTCTGTTCGTTTTCTGATGGAGGCGGCTCCAGAGTAGACAGGGGAGCGGGTTGGGATTTATCCCAGAGCATTTGAGTTTTTAGGGAACTCCTTTCCAAATGCCAACTGAGAGGATAGAGAGGTTTACTGCCCACAAAACCGAGGGGTCGGGGGAAATACAGCGTTTCCTTGTAACTGAATAAACTCCCGATCAGACTTAATTGTTGACCTTGGGGTAGGAGGCTACGGATTGCCCCGGCAAGGGTATGACCATTCGGTGGAAAAACGCTGCCAGCCCAGGCCCGTTCACCAGGGGTAAAGGGTTTAGCATCGCGGAGGAGCAGAATATCGAGGGGAGTGAGGGTGTACCAGTACATAGGATTAGGAGATTAGGAGGTAAGGAGATAGAGAAGTTAGGGGGATTGGGTGAGTTTATAGGTATAAGAATTTAGAAGTTTGCTGGCTTCTTCGAGTTGTTTTTTGAGATTAGTGGTATCTGCATAGTGAAGATCATGGGCAAGAATTAGGTAATAGCGACATTCTTCTAGCGAGGCTTGGGCGATATTAAAAAATCGAGCTTTGTCTGGTTTTGTTCGTCGTTTATATCCTTCAGCAATATTGGCGGGAATAGATACGGCTGCTCTTCTAAGTTGGGAGGTTAAACCATAATTTTCTTGTTTTGGGAATTGTTGACTTAATTGATAAACACCTAAAACAAACTGATGGAATTTTTGCCAAACCACTAAATCTTCAAAAGATTGACTTGCCATTACCTATCTCCTTATCTCCTCAAATTCTTATCTCCTCAAATTCTTCTATTCCGTAAATTAAATGCTGCCGCTTTGAGCCAGTTTTTGGCTTCTTTTTCCCTCTCTTTGGAGTTGGTTGTATTCCAGAGGCAAATTAGGAATTCGGTTAGGCGTGATCGTAAAAAAGTTTTTTGATCTTCATTCAGGTTGCTACGCCGCTCCACAAAAGCACTGACCCATGGGGCGATCGCCACTGAAGTCGGAATAGGATGCTGTTCTAAAAGGGTTGCCGCCGTTTCAAAGGTTGAAGCTTCCAGACCTGTGATTTCTAAGAGTTGTTGCCAAGCTCGGAAAGTCTCGAATTTACAGGTGGCTTTGAGGATATTGCCATTGCCATAGATCACCCGCAACTGCACCGCATCTTTCTTTTTCCTGCTCTCCTTACCTTCTAGGGTGAAATCTTCATACTCATGATCTTTGGCTCCTTCTTCTGCTTCCCAGAGATTTTCGAGGGCGATCGCCAAAGGGACAGAATGGTGGGCAATGACTAAACCAAAACTAATAGTTGCATTTTTACCCATCGTAAAGAGGGGGCGATCAAGGTTGTCGTGGTTGCCTTGATACTGCCAATAATCACCTGTACGCTCAAACTCTGCTTGATCATCCTCAGCTCCCCGAAAGGCTTGGCGGATATCCCAGAGCCATTTATCCCATTCCCACAGATTTGTATAAGCCAGGACATCATCACCGCCGCTGTAAATTAACCGTCCGGCATAGCGTTCTTCGGTGAGGTAGGGGGCAAGTTTATTGGAAAAGTCGAGGAGGGCACGGCTCAACGCATTGTGAGTTGCTGGCCCCATCCGTTTTGTGACCTGGCTAAACTTTTCAAATAATTGATAAAACGTCTTATCTTCTCCCTTCTTATCTTCTAATTTGTTCAATAATTCTGAAGCAAAATATTTCTCATAAGCCTCCATTTTGGTTCCCTTCAACCAATCACTCATCCCGTCGCCATCTCCAGCGGCGATCGCATACCAACTGGCGGGATTATTTTGGGGATAGAATTTCTGAATTTCGTTCTGTAGATCCTGACGATAAACTTTTTGAGCTTCCTTATCGAGGTTTTCTAACTCCTCTACGAGCCAGCCTGCATTTAATAGTCTTGGATGGGGCAAATTCTCAAATAACGGATCATGAGTCTCATCAATCCATGGAATGCCCCACTCTTGCCGGACAAAATTCGCGATTTCATGGTGGTCTGCCGTAATTTTTGTCCTAATCGCACGACAAGCATCTTGATATTGATTTAAAGCTTCTCCATTTTTCTCACTTTGGGTTTTGAGGTAACCCGCAACGCCGACGGTTAAATCAGGATAATAAGCCTTTAATTCGGTCGGATCTCGATCCAATAGTTTGGGTAAAACTTTTTCTAAACCGCGCTTAACAGTTTCAGTGGCGTTGAGTTGCTCGATCCCATCAAACAAGCCTGCATCCCGTTGCCAATAATGTTGCGCTTCCCCCTCAGTGAGCCAATCACGATGTTGGCCATTGCCTTGGGGATGGACGACGGGCCCCAAGCCAGAGATCGTAGAGCGGGTGCCAAAAGCGGTCGGAAGTTTCCAGTTACGGGCATTTTTAACGGTATTGAGAGCAAGGCGGGTCTGGCCAAAAATATCGGCCCACCATGATCCGGCATTTAAGCTGCCTGCATAATTACGATTGCGTTGTTCGATAAATTGCGCAGTTGCTTTCTCAAAAAAGTCCCGTTCAGCATCCGTGAAAAGGTTGCCATTGAAGGCATCATTTTGCGCCTTAATCCAATCTTCTAATTTTTGTTCTTTTTCTTTTGGTGCGGGAATACCAACACTCTTAAAGCTGCTATTTTTAGCACCGATCGCCACCGCACTCCAATAGGTTTGCCACTGGGCATCCAGCCAACCTTGCCAACTGGGATCACTCTCCTGGAGATCTCTTTGCCAACGGCGATCGCCTTGCAATTCTGCCAGGACTTCCTTCGCAATTTCGCGCCATGCATCAAGTAAAAAATTCTTTGCTGATTGCATTGCTGCAGCTACTTGGGCTTCCGGTAACACCAACATGATGACGTTGGGAAATCCGGCAGTGAGCAGTTGACGGTCATCGGGTGGCTGGATCCAGTCCCCAAATTCTGAATGTTTTTGCAATAGCCAATGATCAATTAGCGGTTGGCCATAAAGACTGGGATAGAGAAAACAATCTGCGCCGTATTTGTGAGCCAATCGCCAGCAGACTTTCGCAGAAAGATAATGCAAAATCCATGACCCCGCCCAAAAGTCCTTCATTTTACGACTGGCTTTAATTAGTTCTTGGACGGGACTAAAGGTAAACACCGCCAGATAAGGGTGAGATTTCGGGGTATTTTGAGCACCTTTTGGGATATCGTCTAACTCGGTATCGTATCCCGCTAAGGCTCCGGCTAAGGCAGCGGTCATACTGGCATGACTCCAGATCGAACCGTCGGGTAAGCGAGTTTCGGCGGGCATTAGAAAACTTGCTGCGCCAAATTTATCAGCGACAGCTTGGGGTAAACAACGCCATAGCCACCAGAAACAAGCCTGGGCAGCTTCAGGATCGTCACGAATTTCAGCGGGCATTTGGTCAATGAGATCGGCTTCGGTCTGTTCTAGGTAAGTTTTTCTGCTGCTCTGCCCAAGGATTTCAGCGTGGTTTTGGAGTCGGAGGGGCAATTTCTCCCCAGACAATAGGTGCGATAACTCTAGACCTTCTGCACCGTAGTCTACGGCTGTGCGGATGTAGTGGATAATGCCGCGATCGCTGGCGGAAGAAATGAGATCACATAAGCCGACATGATCTAACCATGTGCCACTAAGCTCAGATGCTTGTTTTTCCTCGCTCGATTTCGGAGAAGCCCAGCCTTCCATACAAGCAAGCTTTTCCCATAACCCTTCTTTGCCACGCCCCGGATTCCCATAGAGTGCTTTGAGGGCGGGATCATGAAGTAGACCCCAAATTTTTGCCTGCCAATATGCTTTACCTGCCACTCGTTTAAATCTCCTCGTATAGGTCTAGGGGGCGTTGTGGTGTGATTTTCGGAAAAAAATTTTGGAAAGTTTTAAAAAGACAATATTATTGTTTTAGCTAATTGTTATTTTAAAAACAAGTCATTTATTCATTATTAATTCTTAATATTGCGGGCATTGCAGGGGTCAAAGTGTTGATTTTCAATATATTCAAGCCCGTAATGAAGCTTTATTAAAAATATTGGCTTTTTGGTTACATAATTTGACCAAGCTTTACCAAAGGCTAGACGCGATACTGCTAAAAATCCCCTATATGGTTAACCGAACAGCTCCCAGGCGTCGGCTAAATTATCTTGATGGGCAGCCCATACTTCATCGGGTGTAGCCAGGCGATCGCCCCGGGCAGCATTGAGATCCGGGTCTTCTAAAAAGACATTATTTAGTTGATCAGCCAATTCTGGATAATCACTTTGGGGATAGATATGGGAGATGTCCTTTTGGCGCATAAAGGCTTCAATGGCATCGGGCCCTTGGGCTTTAACCACATCGGGGATCAAATAGTCATAGGCTAGTTCTGGATCGAGGCCATGGGCTGTAAACCTTTGATCAAGGTAGGTTTGTTCTTCTGGGGGGAGATCATCATAGTGCCAGGTCATTTTTTCAACATTCTCCAAGTTCTGAGGGCTAACCAGAGACCGGCTTCCCCAGTAAGGAAAATCCAGATGCTCTGGAAATATATGCCAGTGGCGATCGCCGCCGTTGTCCCACCCAGGGCAATGAGGCGACGGCGGCGAGCATCAGCTTGAAATACTTGCCACCGGTCATCCTCGATGGTGTTGAGGGTCGGTTTATGGGTTAGAGGATTACTATGTTCCATGTTTAGTACAGGCAATGGTGAGGGACTCGGTAGGGAATTGCGATTACACTGTCTTGGCGTTGACTACGCCATAGCTCGACCGGCAAGCTCATGCCAATGTCCGTGGGGATAATGCCTAAGGTTTGTTTTTCATTTACCCAGTCTGTATCGAAGCCACTCCCTGCCATTGAGAACAGGGGCTGATCAAAGTTCGGTAAGATCCCCAAATGGGCAACATAACCATCGGGAAATTGCACCCCAAAGCTTGCGCAGGGTCGGCCAGTATTGGGATGGGGCAAAATCATCAATAATCGCCGTAGGGCATCACCCCGATGTCGCCGCCGATGGTAAACGTAGGATTCGGGAGTATTCACCCATTCCAGATTTAATTCCCGCAGTTTTGCTTCGTCGGCCAAATTCAATTCGTTACTCACCAGGTTGCCCATACTGGCACCAATGGCAGACCCAACCATGTCGCCAATCTGAAGGCCATCCCCAAGTCCTAAACAGAGTCCTACAAGGGCTCCACCCCAACGCCAGAGGGATTGTTCCTGGGCCTTTTTCTCCTGGTAATTGTTGATAATGCGTTGAATCACTAACTCTTCATTGAGCGTTGGAAAATTCAGCTGATGGGTCAGCAAGCCCTGGGCCCGTGAAAAGACAGGGGGAGTGTCATAGAGGGTCGTTTCTGATAATACGCGGGCAACGGGTTCAATTTCGTACATAGTCGGTTGATACTCTCTCACCACAAAAGGGACAACAATTTAAAATTTGGGTATCCAAGCCGCCCAGGGGAGTCAGGCTGTCTCAGCAGTTTCCTTGCCAATCATGCTGTAGTCATAGCCATAGACATCGGTGTACCAAATGGGGCCACAGGCCATCCCGCCATAGGTAATTTCTAACAGCAATAGCTGATTGTCATAACCTGCTTGGTTGAGGTACTGCGGAAATTCTTTAAAGGGTTGGTCTGGCACCCCCAGGGAAGCAGTTCGTTCCTGGAAAGTAGGGGATTGATAAACATATTCACCCACGGAACCGACGTAAATCAGGGCCAAATGGTCACAGGGCGTCATGTTGTGGCTATCTGCTGTGATCGTAAAGGTGGCTTGGCCACAGATGGGACAGTGAACATTAGGGGGATCGATGCCAAAGGGTTGTTCCACGGCGGCATAACCGGGGAGATAGATGGGTTTTTTCTGGGTTTCAACCATGGGGACTGTTCTCTGGGGATTCTCTAGGGATATTTGATGTGGTCGGCGGCAAGGGCAACTGGAATGCTGACGAATTGCTGACTGTGTCTTTATCCTAGGGAAAGGCTCCGGGGAAAACTATCAAAAGCCAATATCTAATGCAAAACCCCAAAACTCTAGCTAATCAGCAATAAAGCCGAATTCTGGGGTAAGTAAAATTATTTTCTTTTTGTTGATTTATGGTGCAAAACAATCTAAGGGGCGATCGCCTATCCACTAACTTGGATCTAACGTATGTCGCGGCGGCGGCTTAGAGGTCATTTATGAAGTTAATAAATCCCTAGAGCGGCCCCCTAAATCTCCTCACTAAAGCTCCGGCAAATTGGGGGACTTTGACCCACGAATTTGCCTAAAAATCTCCCCCAAACTGGGGGCCGGGGGGCTTTATCAACAGGCTCTTAGTAATGATAGCGAGCTTGCAGAAAGTAAATTTTGTTCTGCTTGATTTGGTAAACGAGGCGATGTTCTAAATCGATGCGCCGTGACCAGGTATCGGGAGCGATATATTTCAGCGGTTCTGGTTTGCCGAGACCCACAAAGGGATCGTCATTGAGGATATCCATCACCAAGTCTAAGATTTTATCTCCTTTTTTGCGGTCTTGGCGGTACCACCAGGCGAGATCATCTTTAAATTCTGGGCTGAAAACTGGTTGAAATAAGCGTTTTTCTACTTTTTTTATCGCGTCTTTAGGTTTCTTTTTCCTAGGACTCAATGCCTAACTCTCCTTTGAGTTCTGTGAGGCTTTGGGGTTCGCCTTGATCCTCTGCGGCCCATTCCATTGCATTAAAAAGCCGTTGGGCATTGGCGGGCGATCGCAATAAATAAACGGATTCGAGGAGGCTAGACAGTTCCTCCTCGGCAATGAGCGCGATATTTTTTTGATTTCGTCGCTTGATCACCATGATTTGGGATTGGTCATGGACTTGATCGAGGATGCTAGCCAGGTTAGCGCGGGCTTGGGAATAGGTGGTTTCGTGAATCAGCATTAGGACGCCAAAAAAAAAGAATTGTACAGATTTATTGTACAGCTTCTTTCTAAGCTGATGCAGTCATGACAATTCTGATTTGGTGCTCTGCACATAACACAAAATTTGATCTTTCAATCTATTAGCTTCTCAAGTAAAGAGAAACACCCCTCCCACCAGGGCGAGATTGGATTGTTCACCATGTTTCCAATCTATTTGCTTCTCAGGTAAAGAGAAACTTGAAGCAACCAAGTAAGACCTAATCTGATTCCCGCTTCCTGTTTCCAATCTATTTGCTTCTCAGGTAAAGAGAAACTGTTGGCATTCGCTGCTACCGTCAATGTGACGTAAAAGCGGTTTCCAATCTATTTGCTTCTCAGGTAAAGAGAAACCTCCTGGGTGTCGCTGATCGAGAACCGGAACCTCCTGGTTTCCAATCTATTTGCTTCTCAGGTAAAGAGAAACAATTTTAACCATGTTTAACTTCAAAAATCTCTTTTCGTTTCCAATCTATTTGCTTCTCAGGTAAAGAGAAACAAACCTAGATTAGTCCGTCAATCTGTCGGTGCAGCGTTTCCAATCTATTTGCTTCTCAGGTAAAGAGAAACCACTTTACATGGTCCGCCGTGACATTTTTCATCTTTGGGTTTCCAATCTATTTGCTTCTCAGGTAAAGAGAAACATGACCGTTTACAAACCAATTGAACTTGGAGGTTCAAAGTTTCCAATCTATTTGCTTCTCAGGTAAAGAGAAACCTTCAATAACGAAGTTGATGAGATCATCATTGAGGGGTTTCCAATCTATTTGCTTCTCAGGTAAAGAGAAACATCGACATTGCTATATTTCCCGCCTACTGACTGGGATGGTGTTTCCAATCTATTTGCTTCTCAGGTAAAGAGAAACAGAAAAAGAAATGGAAATGGAGAAAGGGCTGCAAGGGCGTAGTTTCCAATCTATTTGCTTCTCAGGTAAAGAGAAACGTAACACACTACAAACAAACAAGGAATTAAAACAATGTTTCCAATCTATTTGCTTCTCAGGTAAAGAGAAACAACCATGAGGATGTGAACTCTGCCCATTTCGACCACC
This region includes:
- the cmr4 gene encoding type III-B CRISPR module RAMP protein Cmr4 → MFDFRLGYLYSLAPIHCGGEGDLGNILDIVREAHTDFPYIPGSSLRGSIRNELAVLDFSAADTLFGKELSGEGQMGVHQVWFGDARLLWVPMRTMSLNGQQDVFTWVSCHSLIRDHAICAQTTYPSFPNHAVGTRSGTFIVADAQINVSSMNDDQKKICNLATKFPERLGKAVQQTWQDNRVVLSDSDFYTLMEHSLWTQIRNKIQDSDDGANREGSAEVFWTDICIPRDTVFYFSWGYNPLQNNSLTQQHHQQLLDIIQGLIQVGGQANVGRGWLQAWVAKDASPVQ
- a CDS encoding type III-B CRISPR module-associated Cmr3 family protein, whose amino-acid sequence is MYWYTLTPLDILLLRDAKPFTPGERAWAGSVFPPNGHTLAGAIRSLLPQGQQLSLIGSLFSYKETLYFPRPLGFVGSKPLYPLSWHLERSSLKTQMLWDKSQPAPLSTLEPPPSENEQKETEKQYRSWLPATVIDTYLKTGNITDDAWLRDETIEGEKQPWEVESRPHNSIESGTRQVKDADGYFVENGIRLKKGWSLAIALDAATHNHLQSLTAPLTVRLGGEGHRVILEHSPKLDQQWQTIHNTSEQNLQKQGKAIAYLITPGIFERPHKGQATCRPYPWEWKLSHNDGGHFVSLATEKAIPISPRIQLDKDGKKSSIPAPQVFASPPGTLYYLDQPQTPNHPRTQRNRDLGYSHLLWVNYSESKN
- a CDS encoding four helix bundle protein codes for the protein MASQSFEDLVVWQKFHQFVLGVYQLSQQFPKQENYGLTSQLRRAAVSIPANIAEGYKRRTKPDKARFFNIAQASLEECRYYLILAHDLHYADTTNLKKQLEEASKLLNSYTYKLTQSP
- the cas10 gene encoding type III-B CRISPR-associated protein Cas10/Cmr2 gives rise to the protein MAGKAYWQAKIWGLLHDPALKALYGNPGRGKEGLWEKLACMEGWASPKSSEEKQASELSGTWLDHVGLCDLISSASDRGIIHYIRTAVDYGAEGLELSHLLSGEKLPLRLQNHAEILGQSSRKTYLEQTEADLIDQMPAEIRDDPEAAQACFWWLWRCLPQAVADKFGAASFLMPAETRLPDGSIWSHASMTAALAGALAGYDTELDDIPKGAQNTPKSHPYLAVFTFSPVQELIKASRKMKDFWAGSWILHYLSAKVCWRLAHKYGADCFLYPSLYGQPLIDHWLLQKHSEFGDWIQPPDDRQLLTAGFPNVIMLVLPEAQVAAAMQSAKNFLLDAWREIAKEVLAELQGDRRWQRDLQESDPSWQGWLDAQWQTYWSAVAIGAKNSSFKSVGIPAPKEKEQKLEDWIKAQNDAFNGNLFTDAERDFFEKATAQFIEQRNRNYAGSLNAGSWWADIFGQTRLALNTVKNARNWKLPTAFGTRSTISGLGPVVHPQGNGQHRDWLTEGEAQHYWQRDAGLFDGIEQLNATETVKRGLEKVLPKLLDRDPTELKAYYPDLTVGVAGYLKTQSEKNGEALNQYQDACRAIRTKITADHHEIANFVRQEWGIPWIDETHDPLFENLPHPRLLNAGWLVEELENLDKEAQKVYRQDLQNEIQKFYPQNNPASWYAIAAGDGDGMSDWLKGTKMEAYEKYFASELLNKLEDKKGEDKTFYQLFEKFSQVTKRMGPATHNALSRALLDFSNKLAPYLTEERYAGRLIYSGGDDVLAYTNLWEWDKWLWDIRQAFRGAEDDQAEFERTGDYWQYQGNHDNLDRPLFTMGKNATISFGLVIAHHSVPLAIALENLWEAEEGAKDHEYEDFTLEGKESRKKKDAVQLRVIYGNGNILKATCKFETFRAWQQLLEITGLEASTFETAATLLEQHPIPTSVAIAPWVSAFVERRSNLNEDQKTFLRSRLTEFLICLWNTTNSKEREKEAKNWLKAAAFNLRNRRI
- a CDS encoding Txe/YoeB family addiction module toxin, which produces MSPRKKKPKDAIKKVEKRLFQPVFSPEFKDDLAWWYRQDRKKGDKILDLVMDILNDDPFVGLGKPEPLKYIAPDTWSRRIDLEHRLVYQIKQNKIYFLQARYHY
- a CDS encoding type II toxin-antitoxin system Phd/YefM family antitoxin, with product MLIHETTYSQARANLASILDQVHDQSQIMVIKRRNQKNIALIAEEELSSLLESVYLLRSPANAQRLFNAMEWAAEDQGEPQSLTELKGELGIES